The Monomorium pharaonis isolate MP-MQ-018 chromosome 5, ASM1337386v2, whole genome shotgun sequence genome includes a window with the following:
- the LOC105831703 gene encoding leucine-rich repeat-containing protein 28 isoform X2 produces MDPIEMANEVKNKVILHWNCRGLVEFPEVIRLHGGHIQEIYLKWNRLTTLPPWITELFNVTNLYMYGNRIEQLPAELGGMSQLTVLDLSANRLQLVPTCIGNLSNLRSLFLGDNFIERLPIDLSRLNNLEILSVSGNQIIALPEWIGSLPRLRELYVDNNRLRELPNRLTVAPELTMISVCSNRLRYLPLNGFLSAPCIRFDANEYLNYISYPLLFQLLSQLHTSVVHDRDCLAFGCFKTHYDTNVLNTNIKLYIKTRGLYETDADIIIELPRQLLKIHEIHENVTCSLWELALRKVYTERYKHTLDISVSPANVMIFYEPLLKNTKSDFTSSTSCTLYNLLTNGPTSICVNPQCQQPIFTEAWIIIGISRHAESLITIALCCCRSCATAFSAHSNTTVSLHWHSID; encoded by the exons ATGG ATCCCATAGAGATGGCGAACGAGGTCAAGAACAAGGTCATCCTGCACTGGAATTGCCGCGGTCTCGTGGAGTTTCCGGAAGTGATACGGCTGCATGGTGGTCATATCCAGGAAATCTATCTCAAATGGAACCGGCTGACGACTCTGCCACCCTGGATCACGGAGCTGTTCAACGTGACCAATCTGTACATGTATGGCAATCGAATTGAACAGCTGCCAGCAGAGCTCGGTGGGATGAGTCAGCTGACGGTGCTGGACTTGAGTGCCAACCGATTGCAGCTGGTGCCCACCTGCATCGGCAATCTGAGTAATCTGAGATCTCTGTTTTTGGGCGACAACTTCATAGAGAGATTACCAATAG ACTTGAGCCGACTGAATAATCTGGAAATACTATCTGTCTCGGGTAACCAGATCATCGCGTTGCCAGAATGGATTGGCTCTCTCCCAAGACTTAGAGAGTTATATGTGGATAACAATCGGCTGAGGGAACTGCCTAACAGATTGACCGTCGCTCCTGAGCTTACCATGATCTCTGTGTGCTCAAACAG GTTGAGATATCTGCcgttgaatggatttctatcGGCTCCCTGTATTCGATTTGACGCGAACGAATACTTGAATTACATATCATATCCGCTTTTGTTTCAATTACTCTCGCAGCTACACACGTCGGTCGTTCACGACAGGGACTGTTTGGCATTCGG ATGTTTCAAGACGCATTATGACACAAACGTGCtaaacacaaatataaaattgtacataaagACGAGGGGATTGTACGAAACGGACGCcgatattataattgaattgcCGCGGCAGCTGTTGAAGATTCACGAGATTCACGAGAATGTGACTTGTTCCCTGTGGGAATTGGCGTTGAGAAAAGTCTATACCGAGAG GTATAAGCACACGCTCGATATTTCCGTTTCTCCCGCGAACGTAATGATATTCTACGAGCCGCTtcttaaaaatactaaatcgGACTTCACGTCGTCCACGAGTTGCACTctgtacaatttattaacgAACGGACCCACTAGCATCTGCGTAAACCCGCAATGTCAGCAACCAATATTCACAGAAGCATGGATCATTATCGGTATCAGCCGCCACGCGGAATCCCTGATAACGATCGCTCTATGTTGCTGCCGAAG tTGCGCCACCGCATTTTCTGCACATTCGAATACAACTGTCAGCCTTCATTGGCACTCCATCGATTGA
- the LOC105831703 gene encoding leucine-rich repeat-containing protein 28 isoform X1, with product MFQLNMDPDPIEMANEVKNKVILHWNCRGLVEFPEVIRLHGGHIQEIYLKWNRLTTLPPWITELFNVTNLYMYGNRIEQLPAELGGMSQLTVLDLSANRLQLVPTCIGNLSNLRSLFLGDNFIERLPIDLSRLNNLEILSVSGNQIIALPEWIGSLPRLRELYVDNNRLRELPNRLTVAPELTMISVCSNRLRYLPLNGFLSAPCIRFDANEYLNYISYPLLFQLLSQLHTSVVHDRDCLAFGCFKTHYDTNVLNTNIKLYIKTRGLYETDADIIIELPRQLLKIHEIHENVTCSLWELALRKVYTERYKHTLDISVSPANVMIFYEPLLKNTKSDFTSSTSCTLYNLLTNGPTSICVNPQCQQPIFTEAWIIIGISRHAESLITIALCCCRSCATAFSAHSNTTVSLHWHSID from the exons atgtttcaattaaaCATGGACCCAGATCCCATAGAGATGGCGAACGAGGTCAAGAACAAGGTCATCCTGCACTGGAATTGCCGCGGTCTCGTGGAGTTTCCGGAAGTGATACGGCTGCATGGTGGTCATATCCAGGAAATCTATCTCAAATGGAACCGGCTGACGACTCTGCCACCCTGGATCACGGAGCTGTTCAACGTGACCAATCTGTACATGTATGGCAATCGAATTGAACAGCTGCCAGCAGAGCTCGGTGGGATGAGTCAGCTGACGGTGCTGGACTTGAGTGCCAACCGATTGCAGCTGGTGCCCACCTGCATCGGCAATCTGAGTAATCTGAGATCTCTGTTTTTGGGCGACAACTTCATAGAGAGATTACCAATAG ACTTGAGCCGACTGAATAATCTGGAAATACTATCTGTCTCGGGTAACCAGATCATCGCGTTGCCAGAATGGATTGGCTCTCTCCCAAGACTTAGAGAGTTATATGTGGATAACAATCGGCTGAGGGAACTGCCTAACAGATTGACCGTCGCTCCTGAGCTTACCATGATCTCTGTGTGCTCAAACAG GTTGAGATATCTGCcgttgaatggatttctatcGGCTCCCTGTATTCGATTTGACGCGAACGAATACTTGAATTACATATCATATCCGCTTTTGTTTCAATTACTCTCGCAGCTACACACGTCGGTCGTTCACGACAGGGACTGTTTGGCATTCGG ATGTTTCAAGACGCATTATGACACAAACGTGCtaaacacaaatataaaattgtacataaagACGAGGGGATTGTACGAAACGGACGCcgatattataattgaattgcCGCGGCAGCTGTTGAAGATTCACGAGATTCACGAGAATGTGACTTGTTCCCTGTGGGAATTGGCGTTGAGAAAAGTCTATACCGAGAG GTATAAGCACACGCTCGATATTTCCGTTTCTCCCGCGAACGTAATGATATTCTACGAGCCGCTtcttaaaaatactaaatcgGACTTCACGTCGTCCACGAGTTGCACTctgtacaatttattaacgAACGGACCCACTAGCATCTGCGTAAACCCGCAATGTCAGCAACCAATATTCACAGAAGCATGGATCATTATCGGTATCAGCCGCCACGCGGAATCCCTGATAACGATCGCTCTATGTTGCTGCCGAAG tTGCGCCACCGCATTTTCTGCACATTCGAATACAACTGTCAGCCTTCATTGGCACTCCATCGATTGA
- the LOC105831703 gene encoding leucine-rich repeat-containing protein 28 isoform X3 — translation MANEVKNKVILHWNCRGLVEFPEVIRLHGGHIQEIYLKWNRLTTLPPWITELFNVTNLYMYGNRIEQLPAELGGMSQLTVLDLSANRLQLVPTCIGNLSNLRSLFLGDNFIERLPIDLSRLNNLEILSVSGNQIIALPEWIGSLPRLRELYVDNNRLRELPNRLTVAPELTMISVCSNRLRYLPLNGFLSAPCIRFDANEYLNYISYPLLFQLLSQLHTSVVHDRDCLAFGCFKTHYDTNVLNTNIKLYIKTRGLYETDADIIIELPRQLLKIHEIHENVTCSLWELALRKVYTERYKHTLDISVSPANVMIFYEPLLKNTKSDFTSSTSCTLYNLLTNGPTSICVNPQCQQPIFTEAWIIIGISRHAESLITIALCCCRSCATAFSAHSNTTVSLHWHSID, via the exons ATGGCGAACGAGGTCAAGAACAAGGTCATCCTGCACTGGAATTGCCGCGGTCTCGTGGAGTTTCCGGAAGTGATACGGCTGCATGGTGGTCATATCCAGGAAATCTATCTCAAATGGAACCGGCTGACGACTCTGCCACCCTGGATCACGGAGCTGTTCAACGTGACCAATCTGTACATGTATGGCAATCGAATTGAACAGCTGCCAGCAGAGCTCGGTGGGATGAGTCAGCTGACGGTGCTGGACTTGAGTGCCAACCGATTGCAGCTGGTGCCCACCTGCATCGGCAATCTGAGTAATCTGAGATCTCTGTTTTTGGGCGACAACTTCATAGAGAGATTACCAATAG ACTTGAGCCGACTGAATAATCTGGAAATACTATCTGTCTCGGGTAACCAGATCATCGCGTTGCCAGAATGGATTGGCTCTCTCCCAAGACTTAGAGAGTTATATGTGGATAACAATCGGCTGAGGGAACTGCCTAACAGATTGACCGTCGCTCCTGAGCTTACCATGATCTCTGTGTGCTCAAACAG GTTGAGATATCTGCcgttgaatggatttctatcGGCTCCCTGTATTCGATTTGACGCGAACGAATACTTGAATTACATATCATATCCGCTTTTGTTTCAATTACTCTCGCAGCTACACACGTCGGTCGTTCACGACAGGGACTGTTTGGCATTCGG ATGTTTCAAGACGCATTATGACACAAACGTGCtaaacacaaatataaaattgtacataaagACGAGGGGATTGTACGAAACGGACGCcgatattataattgaattgcCGCGGCAGCTGTTGAAGATTCACGAGATTCACGAGAATGTGACTTGTTCCCTGTGGGAATTGGCGTTGAGAAAAGTCTATACCGAGAG GTATAAGCACACGCTCGATATTTCCGTTTCTCCCGCGAACGTAATGATATTCTACGAGCCGCTtcttaaaaatactaaatcgGACTTCACGTCGTCCACGAGTTGCACTctgtacaatttattaacgAACGGACCCACTAGCATCTGCGTAAACCCGCAATGTCAGCAACCAATATTCACAGAAGCATGGATCATTATCGGTATCAGCCGCCACGCGGAATCCCTGATAACGATCGCTCTATGTTGCTGCCGAAG tTGCGCCACCGCATTTTCTGCACATTCGAATACAACTGTCAGCCTTCATTGGCACTCCATCGATTGA
- the LOC105831704 gene encoding ubiquitin-associated protein 1, which produces MARPSISAQCDLVASYMDGVHVKIAEAYKPPRKIGLPVAYNNRLPDVSKLMYDFTLEKSVLEKMCEWRKARQAYSKARQTRLKEKRKKEKEETPPSPPPLDCVKQSPVNAPPAPETTILTPQPLSPPANDDLQDHAKTNGGLDYADFDNDTSSPFDNMELKTINDMEELAQVLQPRSQWIPAGKLENIINELTIDDTSEISKEEADTESPMDDDGDMDAYNIENHRSVSTIMQELQKELERPVMENWKPWPDLESPDGDVTHIIPRHEDSSTSSSSHTKSPTDLLSGMTEDDLKLVAQLSDMGFPKCRAARAVLELGRAHEKKIVEYLLAVQSLEETGVPSDYAEAALTLAQHDQSKARIYYKNLCTLKDLGFPEAEASAALVKCNFDRDKALDLLIA; this is translated from the exons ATGGCTCGGCCCTCCATATCGGCGCAATGCGACTTGGTCGCGTCTTACATGGACGGGGTCCACGTCAAGATTGCGGAGGCCTACAAACCACCGAGGAAGATCGGCCTTCCCGTGGCGTATAACAACCGTTTGCCAGATGTGTCGAAGTTGATGTACGACTTCACCCTAGAGAAATCTGTGCTCGAAAAG ATGTGCGAGTGGCGCAAGGCTAGACAGGCTTACAGCAAGGCACGCCAGACTCGATTAAaggagaagaggaagaaggaaAAGGAGGAGACACCTCCGTCACCTCCACCACTGGATTGTGTGAAACAGTCACCGGTCAATGCACCACCTGCACCTGAAACGACAATACTCACACCACAGCCATTGTCACCACCGGCGAATGACGACCTTCAGGATCATGCGAAGACCAATGGGGGTCTAGACTATGCTGACTTCGATAATGACACGAGCAGCCCGTTCGACAATATGGAACTGAAAACTATTAATGATATGGAGGAATTAGCTCAG GTTTTACAACCTCGATCGCAATGGATACCTGCAGGAAAACTGGAGAATATTATAAACGAACTAACGATTGACGATACGTCTGAGATTTCCAAAGAAGAAGCTGACACGGAGAGTCCAATGGACGACGATGGCGAtatggacgcgtacaacatcgAGAATCATCGCAGTGTCTCGACAATAATGCAAGAACTTCAAAAGGAGCTGGAACGGCCTGTCATGGAG AATTGGAAGCCATGGCCCGATCTGGAGAGTCCGGACGGCGATGTGACACACATAATCCCGAGACATGAGGATTCATCGACGTCGTCATCGAGTCACACGAAATCGCCAACAGACCTGCTGTCAGGCATGACGGAAGATGATCTAAAGTTAGTCGCGCAACTGAGTGACATGGGATTTCCCAAATGCAGGGCGGCACGTGCGGTACTGGAGCTGGGTCGAGCGCACGAGAAGAAGATCGTCGAGTACTTGTTAGCCGTCCAATCCCTAGAAGAGACTGGCGTCCCGAGTGACTACGCCGAAGCAGCGCTGACACTCGCGCAGCACGATCAGTCTAAGGCGAGGATctactacaaaaatttatgcacCTTGAAGGACCTGGGATTTCCCGAGGCCGAGGCATCTGCGGCATTGGTCAAGTGTAACTTCGATCGCGACAAAGCGTTAGATCTTTTGATCGCTTGA
- the LOC105831698 gene encoding progestin and adipoQ receptor family member 3, with translation MMKLLAGVEEVSDHCEKEPNNGQLHNNNSHEKQSAIELTQEASKPLVNEGCDSTAKREVAPEKEEKLRRLLRFEEAPQFLQHNPYILCGYRGCLTTKLCLESIFWWTNETVNIWSHIFGWMLFFGLTLYDLCLLNIHAPFGDKVIVSLLLLCFQICMILSSVYHTFSCRSEADYWCFLSLDLFGIALSMLSIYMSGVYYAFWCHKDLQRFYLSTVLAIFIFAMILQIPKLNIDSNIKLAVFVSWAIYGVLPTVHWTFAMGGFDNPIVKMLIPRVIGMYFINAIAFAFYLLKIPERFYPGWVDYVGSSHQWWHALVVLALYYWHNTGMLYVEYRMNHGCPSNMAL, from the exons ATGATGAAACTACTTGCAGGCGTAGAGGAGGTTAGCGACCACTGTGAAAAAGAGCCCAATAATGGCCAACTGCACAACAATAATAGTCATGAAAAGCAATCTGCGATAGAATTGACGCAAGAAGCGAGCAAGCCGCTCGTCAACGAG GGATGCGATTCGACAGCCAAGAGGGAAGTTGCCccggaaaaagaagaaaagctGAGACGTTTGCTTCGGTTCGAGGAAGCACCTCAATTTCTTCAGCATAATCCTTACATATTGTGCGGTTATCGAGGTTGCTTGACCACCAAACTATGTCTCGAGAG tatattttGGTGGACGAACGAAACCGTAAATATTTGGAGTCACATCTTTGGCTGGATGCTGTTCTTTGGTTTGACTCTATATGATCTCTGTCTACTGAACATTCATGCGCCATTTGGCGACAAAGTGATTGTGTCCTTGTTGCTTCTTTGCTTTCAG ATATGCATGATCCTGTCGTCCGTATATCACACGTTCTCGTGTCGAAGCGAGGCGGACTACTGGTGCTTCCTGTCCTTGGACTTATTCGGTATTGCTTTGAGCATGCTGTCGATATATATGTCGGGGGTCTACTATGCTTTTTGGTGTCATAAG GATCTGCAGCGGTTTTACCTCTCAACCGTGCTCGCGATCTTCATTTTCGCAATGATACTGCAAATACCGAAGCTGAACATCGACAGCAACATTAAGCTAGCCGTATTCGTGAGCTGGGCGATATATGGCGTACTGCCAACTGTGCATTGGACCTTTGCGATGGGTGGCTTTGATAACCCGATCGTTAAAATGCTCATTCCGAGGGTGATAGGAATGTACTTTATTAACGCGATAGCATTCGCATTCTACTTGCTCAAGATACCCGAACGTTTCTATCCAG GATGGGTAGACTATGTCGGTTCGTCGCATCAATGGTGGCACGCGTTGGTTGTGCTAGCCCTTTATTATTGGCACAATACCGGAATGCTTTATGTGGAATACAGAATGAATCACGGATGTCCGAGCAATATGGCATTATGA
- the LOC105831701 gene encoding ubiquitin-conjugating enzyme E2-17 kDa, with protein MALKRINKELQDLGRDPPAQCSAGPVGDDLFHWQATIMGPPDSPYQGGVFFLTIHFPTDYPFKPPKVAFTTRIYHPNINSNGSICLDILRSQWSPALTISKVLLSICSLLCDPNPDDPLVPEIARIYKTDREKYNELAREWTRKYAM; from the exons ATGGCTTTAAAGCGAATTAATAAG GAACTTCAGGATCTTGGTAGAGATCCGCCAGCACAATGCTCGGCTGGACCTGTAGGAGATGATT tattcCACTGGCAAGCAACAATCATGGGACCA CCTGACAGTCCGTATCAAGGAGGGGTATTTTTCTTAACAATACACTTTCCAACAGATTACCCATTTAAACCACCTAAG GTGGCGTTTACGACTAGAATCTATCATCCTAATATCAACAGTAATGGAAGTATTTGTTTGGATATTCTACGATCTCAATGGTCTCCCGCACTCACTATATCGAAGG TGTTACTGTCAATATGCTCCTTGCTGTGCGATCCAAATCCAGATGACCCATTGGTACCAGAGATAGCCAGGATATACAAAACCGACAGGGAGAAGTACAATGAATTGGCGCGTGAATGGACGCGCAAGTATGCCATGTGA
- the LOC105831699 gene encoding uncharacterized protein LOC105831699 isoform X1 produces MPGTAGRSRQLQQLCTCRHKVYTHQKERAKDRCKRKRQVFVYNPEEEIWHEPYMQTLRREFSDESVLCDSKIELPWRDIALSMAMRIRPDMTLPAVEGETDEIETKTISGERRESIGAMTLPWQDLLITEIPCVTLDPGVCDSSLEIPWADLLLEKRPEIRPPTEEQICAPDDVEIPWDEILVPRNIVIRSERRRKHPSSDRPPCPRVDTMCTTCGTPTYCAKIRAKIRSGTQHAKTNAANIPGSNWIFACSLSGGVKHLFIYRENEQYRLNVNDYLFIMKSVEKKTSFSSLLCLRARMLVYQRSGKRERCEVSGAAARQLSRFGSHRVRSALTIRRSAAGSQPVGTCRRMRAVVRRMYEEHARRSKREKERERERERERERESVVRATKMA; encoded by the exons ATGCCGGGCACGGCAGGGCGCAGCAGACAACTCCAACAGTTGTGCACGTGCCGACACAAAGTATACACCCATCAGAAGGAAAGGGCGAAGGACCGTTGCAAGAGGAAGAGGCAGGTCTTCGTGTACAATCCAGAGGAGGAGATCTGGCACGAGCCCTACATGCAGACGCTTCGCCGCGAGTTCTCGGACGAGTCCGTGCTGTGCGACTCTAAGATCGAGCTACCCTGGAGGGACATCGCTCTGTCGATGGCGATGAGGATTCGTCCGGACATGACCCTGCCGGCGGTCGAGGGGGAAACAGACGAGATTGAAACGAAGACTATCAGCGGCGAGAGGCGGGAGTCCATCGGTGCTATGACACTGCCGTGGCAAGATCTGCTCATCACGGAAATCCCGTGCGTCACGTTGGACCCGGGAGTCTGCGACTCCTCGTTGGAGATACCTTGGGCCGACCTGCTCCTGGAGAAACGTCCGGAGATACGTCCGCCGACAGAGGAGCAGATCTGCGCGCCCGACGACGTCGAGATCCCCTGGGACGAGATCCTGGTGCCGCGCAACATCGTCATCAGATCCGAGAGAAGGCGGAAGCATCCCTCGTCCGATCGACCGCCGTGCCCGCGTGTCGACACGATGTGCACCACCTGCGGCACGCCTACCTACTGCGCGAAAATCCGCGCGAAGATCCGCTCGGGAACCCAACACGCGAAAACCAACGCCGCAAACATTCCGGGCTCCAATTGGATCTTCGCCT GTTCGCTTTCAGGAGgagttaaacatttatttatttaccgtGAAAATGAACAGTATCGATTAAATGTGAACGATTATTTGTTTATCATGAAATCAGTGGAAAAAAAGACATCGTTTTCCTCGCTTTTGTGTTTACGCGCGAGAATGTTGGTTTACCAGCGGagcggaaagagagagagatgtgaAGTCAGTGGCGCCGCCGCGCGCCAGCTGTCGCGCTTCGGCAGCCATCGGGTCCGGTCGGCTCTCACGATTCGCCGATCCGCGGCGGGTAGCCAGCCAGTCGGCACTTGTCGGCGAATGCGTGCGGTGGTACGTCGTATGTACGAGGAGCACGCGCGAAGgagtaagagagagaaagagagagagagagagagagagagagagagagagagagagagcgtcgTGCGCGCAACGAAAATGGCGTAA
- the LOC105831699 gene encoding uncharacterized protein LOC105831699 isoform X2, with protein sequence MPGTAGRSRQLQQLCTCRHKVYTHQKERAKDRCKRKRQVFVYNPEEEIWHEPYMQTLRREFSDESVLCDSKIELPWRDIALSMAMRIRPDMTLPAVEGETDEIETKTISGERRESIGAMTLPWQDLLITEIPCVTLDPGVCDSSLEIPWADLLLEKRPEIRPPTEEQICAPDDVEIPWDEILVPRNIVIRSERRRKHPSSDRPPCPRVDTMCTTCGTPTYCAKIRAKIRSGTQHAKTNAANIPGSNWIFACM encoded by the coding sequence ATGCCGGGCACGGCAGGGCGCAGCAGACAACTCCAACAGTTGTGCACGTGCCGACACAAAGTATACACCCATCAGAAGGAAAGGGCGAAGGACCGTTGCAAGAGGAAGAGGCAGGTCTTCGTGTACAATCCAGAGGAGGAGATCTGGCACGAGCCCTACATGCAGACGCTTCGCCGCGAGTTCTCGGACGAGTCCGTGCTGTGCGACTCTAAGATCGAGCTACCCTGGAGGGACATCGCTCTGTCGATGGCGATGAGGATTCGTCCGGACATGACCCTGCCGGCGGTCGAGGGGGAAACAGACGAGATTGAAACGAAGACTATCAGCGGCGAGAGGCGGGAGTCCATCGGTGCTATGACACTGCCGTGGCAAGATCTGCTCATCACGGAAATCCCGTGCGTCACGTTGGACCCGGGAGTCTGCGACTCCTCGTTGGAGATACCTTGGGCCGACCTGCTCCTGGAGAAACGTCCGGAGATACGTCCGCCGACAGAGGAGCAGATCTGCGCGCCCGACGACGTCGAGATCCCCTGGGACGAGATCCTGGTGCCGCGCAACATCGTCATCAGATCCGAGAGAAGGCGGAAGCATCCCTCGTCCGATCGACCGCCGTGCCCGCGTGTCGACACGATGTGCACCACCTGCGGCACGCCTACCTACTGCGCGAAAATCCGCGCGAAGATCCGCTCGGGAACCCAACACGCGAAAACCAACGCCGCAAACATTCCGGGCTCCAATTGGATCTTCGCCTGTATGTAA